The Vibrio chagasii genome includes a region encoding these proteins:
- a CDS encoding ricin-type beta-trefoil lectin domain protein, which produces MKTIVTLLSAILPYAAVASDSQVTEFMEAFHESPQTVMDAIPEKTGQVIFSKNSEYMSRHRDLMRGTIMRRGEANSEISEFLLSPIRQNDNPARLVDAGNGLIRNLNQLAQVVPNQTRLDVQPWSDTYWPLYSGALAWRYADKELRANNWQDYFNFSHSQKPLEYYQGKDRDDLSPAEKYDLLVGDENFTLTQLSWESGKGYYESRGHVERWMGLCHGWAPAAYMLPRPKQSLIVPDANGEPLTFYPSDIKALGTLLWSEAPFSSRFIGGRCNIKDPERDENGRVVDPNCVDTNPASWHLSILNQLGISKRSLIMDATYDYQVWNQPVVGYKVTYFNPQTNQTASQPAAVTIDLSDYRKDRFSSYRSSNAQSVVGVQMVVSYVVETSPTHRTSDSPRYDGITNVTYYYDLELDQNGNAIGGEWYQNRHPDFLWTPTPQSVAKSYYDGQGLWDITQPVPQSWQDNARRASRSTQPLTSVVQALFEASSGTQTAGEWRSIVTESEDGLKCLDAEVDGSKSGLVIYGWRCHDGDNQKWKMNANGKLINKAAPTMCLDQNGIDISLELCRNHETQQWRWDNGQLKNGLANSLKWNDRTWRVGADINGSQWRWK; this is translated from the coding sequence ATGAAAACGATCGTAACTTTATTGTCAGCGATACTCCCATATGCCGCAGTCGCTAGTGATTCACAAGTCACTGAATTCATGGAGGCGTTTCATGAATCTCCCCAGACGGTTATGGATGCTATTCCAGAAAAAACTGGTCAGGTTATCTTTTCCAAGAACTCCGAGTATATGAGTCGTCATCGAGACTTGATGAGAGGCACCATCATGAGAAGGGGAGAGGCAAACTCAGAAATATCAGAGTTCTTATTATCACCGATTCGACAAAACGATAATCCTGCTCGTTTAGTTGATGCAGGGAACGGACTGATTCGAAACTTAAACCAATTGGCTCAAGTGGTACCTAATCAAACACGACTTGATGTTCAACCTTGGTCAGATACCTATTGGCCTCTTTATTCTGGTGCACTTGCTTGGCGTTATGCCGATAAGGAACTGAGAGCGAACAATTGGCAAGACTATTTCAACTTCAGTCATTCGCAAAAACCACTAGAGTATTATCAGGGCAAAGACCGTGATGACCTGTCGCCAGCAGAAAAATATGATCTTCTGGTTGGAGATGAGAATTTCACGCTGACCCAACTTTCATGGGAGTCGGGGAAGGGATATTATGAGTCTCGTGGCCACGTCGAGCGTTGGATGGGGCTTTGCCATGGCTGGGCACCTGCTGCCTATATGCTTCCTCGACCAAAGCAATCGCTGATTGTACCTGACGCGAATGGAGAGCCGCTTACTTTCTACCCGTCAGATATCAAAGCTCTCGGGACATTACTATGGTCTGAAGCGCCGTTTAGTTCTCGCTTTATTGGTGGGCGCTGTAACATAAAAGACCCGGAGAGAGATGAAAATGGGCGTGTTGTCGACCCGAATTGTGTAGATACCAACCCAGCCAGTTGGCACTTATCGATCTTAAATCAACTGGGCATTTCCAAGCGTAGCTTAATCATGGATGCAACCTATGACTATCAAGTTTGGAATCAACCTGTTGTTGGTTATAAGGTGACCTATTTTAATCCACAAACGAACCAAACCGCTTCTCAACCAGCAGCGGTAACCATTGACCTGAGTGATTACCGTAAAGATAGATTTTCTAGTTACCGTTCTTCAAATGCCCAAAGTGTGGTTGGCGTTCAGATGGTGGTCAGTTATGTCGTTGAGACGTCCCCAACCCATAGAACCAGTGACTCACCGCGTTACGATGGTATTACTAACGTTACTTATTACTACGACTTGGAGCTTGATCAAAATGGTAATGCGATTGGTGGTGAATGGTATCAGAACCGACATCCAGACTTTTTATGGACACCGACTCCTCAATCGGTAGCTAAGTCATACTATGATGGTCAAGGGCTGTGGGACATTACACAGCCTGTTCCTCAATCTTGGCAAGATAACGCTCGTAGAGCATCACGCAGCACTCAACCACTGACATCAGTAGTACAGGCTCTGTTCGAAGCATCGAGTGGTACGCAGACCGCTGGTGAATGGCGAAGTATTGTTACTGAGTCAGAGGATGGATTGAAATGTCTAGATGCTGAAGTCGATGGCTCTAAATCAGGTTTAGTCATTTATGGTTGGCGCTGTCACGATGGTGATAATCAAAAGTGGAAAATGAATGCGAATGGCAAGTTGATCAACAAAGCCGCACCAACTATGTGTCTTGACCAGAATGGAATAGATATTAGCTTAGAGTTGTGCCGTAATCATGAGACTCAACAATGGCGTTGGGATAATGGTCAGTTGAAGAATGGCTTAGCAAACTCACTGAAATGGAATGACCGCACTTGGCGGGTGGGGGCTGATATCAACGGTAGCCAGTGGCGTTGGAAATAA
- a CDS encoding sterol desaturase family protein encodes MNIDALINHPEWLLLVLAPLFMICMLAEYFIGQKQGRLPDNSSYKLSEVVCNFTLAGMHQLSDLLTGLLIVQLYLWLFGWRLMDIEMGVLSFIVLMILQDFFYYWFHRASHRVRWMWAAHVAHHSSERMNFSTAFRQSLMYPIAGMWLFWVPLVIIGFDPKWVVFVVLLNLGLQFFVHTQWVRSLGPLEYLFNTPSHHRVHHGRNPQYIDKNYAGVLIIWDKFFGTFEPEVEIVRYGVTKPVDSFNPITVTFQEWRLIWTDLKNTQLSRMQKIKLMLSPPSD; translated from the coding sequence ATGAATATCGACGCATTAATCAATCACCCAGAATGGCTACTATTGGTACTGGCGCCTTTGTTCATGATTTGCATGCTGGCGGAGTATTTTATTGGTCAGAAACAAGGACGATTACCAGATAACTCAAGCTATAAGCTATCTGAAGTGGTATGTAATTTCACACTGGCAGGTATGCATCAGCTCTCGGACTTATTGACCGGGCTGCTGATCGTTCAGCTTTACCTATGGTTATTTGGTTGGCGTTTAATGGACATAGAGATGGGCGTGTTGAGTTTCATTGTGCTCATGATTTTACAGGATTTTTTTTACTACTGGTTCCATCGAGCAAGTCATCGGGTTCGCTGGATGTGGGCCGCACATGTCGCGCATCACAGTTCAGAGCGCATGAACTTTAGTACCGCATTTCGTCAAAGCTTAATGTACCCAATCGCGGGGATGTGGCTATTCTGGGTGCCACTCGTCATCATAGGGTTCGACCCCAAGTGGGTGGTCTTCGTGGTGCTTTTAAACCTAGGTTTGCAGTTCTTTGTTCACACACAGTGGGTTCGAAGCTTAGGGCCTCTAGAGTACCTCTTTAACACGCCATCGCACCACCGAGTGCACCACGGCAGGAACCCGCAATACATCGATAAAAATTACGCTGGTGTGCTTATTATCTGGGATAAGTTCTTTGGTACTTTTGAACCGGAAGTGGAAATCGTGCGTTACGGCGTCACCAAACCAGTGGACAGTTTTAATCCCATCACGGTTACTTTCCAAGAATGGAGGCTAATATGGACAGACCTCAAGAATACGCAGCTATCTAGGATGCAGAAAATTAAGTTAATGCTCTCTCCGCCTTCTGATTAA